The Cohnella abietis genome has a segment encoding these proteins:
- a CDS encoding peptidase domain-containing ABC transporter — translation MRDLHHIVLDTIPIFQVLSPQEKEELFASFERLSFHMGDTIIEAGERAESFHLILAGKVRMIGKDEDGKELNFGLIEEGSHFGQEALLNEQFQEHALRASAKLELLRLSRTMFMRMIDAHPELRVYLLEQLADDAMRTFLKRTALFAPLHHQELRSLLDIMAMKEYAPGQAIVSEGETGDAFYILRSGTASVRKDSEGGRKLNTIKPGEFFGELALLTGDPRKASVIADDAVSVFSLAKSDFDKLIIKYPKVRETIIGIASAYLQSAETTLNAVASVNAKDSEVNAAEIFAEEAEQEKQQRYGARRTWRLKNRFPVRIQQSEMDCGPTCLTMIAEHYGKRLSIHRLRELAQVGLEGSTLFNLCKTAESIGFQADAVRSSLKGLAEHTLPAIAHWKGNHYVVVVKVDERFVTVADPAVGLLTYSHDDFLKGWTLNTVFLKPVEAFFTQEESKPSFKRYWAFFASHKRALIHLLWLTLLLQVINLALPLFTQQVIDRVLVGKNYDQLSIMLIIMLGVSLLTMLVQSIREWVIAGTFIKIDIDMIMSFYRHVFRLPMRYFATRKVGDILTRAGENQVIRQFLVTNSMNAVLNVMTIVVYMVIMFSYSVTLAWIALAFIPCFIALTLIVTPLMKRNSRKQFQADVELQNVLVEAIGSMRTVKALAAEDEVRKKVEGRFRQSTFVQMKGWKIDIFSGSVATVLQTLSGITVLYAGAVFIIGDKMTVGELMAFSAVFALVTNAALGLIGMWDEFQGVRIALERLDDVFETEVEEADLNRLTALPKLTGAITFERVSFRYNSDGKNILQNITFDMAPGQTTAIVGRSGSGKSTLANLLLKLYAPSSGVVRIDGHDLKQVQAETLRKQIGVVQQEAGLFSGTIHENIAYQIPDASMDEVMAAAMLAGAHEFIMTFPNGYDTQVGEKGASLSGGQRQRITIARALIGNPRILIFDEATSALDNESEKIIQRNMATILKDRTTLIIAHRLSTIRNADRILVLDQGVIAESGTHEQLMMDKGLYHMLVSQPLE, via the coding sequence ATGCGCGATTTACATCATATCGTTTTGGATACCATCCCTATTTTTCAGGTGCTGTCGCCACAGGAGAAAGAGGAGCTATTTGCCTCCTTTGAGAGGCTTTCTTTCCATATGGGAGACACGATTATTGAAGCTGGAGAAAGAGCAGAGTCGTTTCATCTCATCTTGGCGGGCAAAGTACGAATGATTGGTAAGGATGAGGATGGCAAAGAGCTTAATTTCGGATTAATAGAAGAGGGCTCGCATTTCGGACAGGAAGCGCTGTTGAATGAACAATTTCAGGAGCATGCGCTGAGGGCTTCGGCGAAGCTTGAGCTTCTAAGGTTATCCAGGACAATGTTTATGCGAATGATTGACGCGCACCCTGAATTGAGGGTGTACTTACTTGAACAATTGGCTGATGATGCGATGCGTACATTTCTGAAGCGGACGGCGCTGTTTGCTCCGCTACATCATCAGGAGCTGCGCTCGCTGCTTGATATTATGGCTATGAAGGAATATGCACCCGGGCAAGCGATTGTCAGTGAAGGGGAGACGGGAGATGCGTTCTATATCCTTCGTTCCGGTACGGCTTCCGTAAGGAAGGATAGCGAAGGAGGTCGCAAGCTTAATACGATAAAGCCTGGGGAGTTTTTCGGAGAACTTGCGCTGTTGACCGGAGATCCTCGTAAGGCCAGCGTTATAGCGGACGATGCGGTTTCCGTGTTTAGTCTGGCGAAGAGCGACTTTGATAAGTTGATTATTAAGTATCCAAAGGTTAGGGAAACAATTATCGGTATTGCTTCTGCTTATTTACAGAGTGCAGAAACAACTCTAAATGCGGTAGCGAGCGTTAACGCGAAGGATAGCGAAGTTAATGCTGCCGAAATTTTTGCAGAAGAAGCGGAACAGGAGAAGCAGCAGCGGTACGGCGCGCGAAGGACTTGGCGATTAAAGAACCGGTTCCCGGTGCGCATTCAGCAAAGTGAGATGGACTGTGGCCCAACCTGCCTCACGATGATCGCTGAGCATTACGGCAAGCGTTTGAGCATTCATCGGCTCAGGGAGCTAGCGCAAGTCGGGTTGGAGGGAAGCACGTTATTTAATCTGTGCAAAACAGCCGAATCGATCGGCTTTCAAGCGGACGCGGTCCGCAGCAGCTTGAAGGGACTCGCCGAGCATACGCTACCGGCTATCGCCCATTGGAAAGGCAATCATTATGTCGTGGTTGTTAAAGTAGACGAACGATTCGTGACCGTGGCCGATCCGGCTGTGGGGTTATTGACTTATTCGCATGACGATTTTCTAAAAGGATGGACACTGAATACGGTGTTTCTGAAGCCTGTCGAAGCTTTCTTCACTCAAGAAGAGTCGAAACCTTCATTCAAGCGCTACTGGGCTTTTTTCGCCTCCCACAAGAGAGCGCTGATCCATCTCTTATGGTTGACCTTGCTATTGCAGGTCATTAACCTGGCGCTCCCCCTGTTTACACAGCAGGTGATCGATCGCGTGCTTGTCGGCAAGAACTATGATCAACTGAGCATTATGCTGATCATTATGCTAGGGGTCTCGTTGCTTACCATGCTCGTTCAATCAATCAGGGAATGGGTCATAGCGGGGACATTCATTAAAATTGACATCGACATGATCATGAGTTTTTATCGGCATGTATTTCGCTTACCCATGCGTTATTTCGCTACCCGGAAAGTGGGAGACATTTTGACGCGCGCTGGGGAGAATCAGGTCATCCGGCAATTTCTTGTCACGAACAGTATGAATGCTGTATTGAACGTGATGACGATCGTCGTATACATGGTCATTATGTTTAGCTATAGCGTTACGTTGGCTTGGATCGCCTTGGCGTTTATTCCCTGTTTCATTGCTCTTACGCTGATCGTGACTCCTCTTATGAAGCGTAACAGCAGGAAGCAATTCCAAGCCGATGTCGAACTGCAGAACGTATTAGTGGAAGCCATAGGCTCCATGCGCACTGTGAAAGCTCTCGCAGCCGAGGACGAGGTAAGGAAGAAGGTGGAGGGGAGGTTCCGTCAATCTACTTTTGTACAAATGAAGGGTTGGAAAATCGACATCTTCTCCGGTTCTGTCGCCACAGTGCTACAAACCTTAAGCGGTATAACCGTACTGTATGCAGGGGCTGTATTTATTATTGGGGATAAGATGACCGTCGGGGAGCTGATGGCTTTTAGTGCGGTGTTTGCACTCGTTACCAATGCGGCGTTAGGTCTAATCGGAATGTGGGATGAGTTTCAAGGCGTACGGATTGCCTTGGAGCGGCTTGACGATGTCTTCGAGACGGAGGTTGAGGAAGCCGATCTGAACCGGCTGACAGCGCTGCCGAAGCTTACGGGGGCAATTACTTTTGAACGCGTATCGTTCCGCTATAATTCTGACGGGAAGAATATATTGCAGAACATTACCTTCGACATGGCTCCAGGTCAAACGACTGCTATTGTTGGGCGAAGCGGGTCAGGGAAATCGACATTGGCGAATTTACTCCTTAAGCTATATGCGCCAAGCAGCGGCGTGGTCCGGATTGATGGGCATGATCTGAAGCAGGTGCAGGCAGAGACGCTTCGTAAGCAGATTGGAGTTGTCCAGCAGGAAGCGGGGCTTTTTAGCGGAACGATTCATGAAAATATTGCTTATCAAATTCCCGATGCTTCGATGGATGAGGTAATGGCGGCCGCCATGCTTGCAGGAGCGCACGAATTCATTATGACATTCCCGAATGGGTACGACACACAGGTTGGGGAGAAGGGCGCAAGCCTATCCGGTGGGCAGCGCCAGCGTATTACCATTGCACGGGCATTGATTGGCAATCCACGTATTCTGATATTCGACGAAGCGACGAGTGCATTAGACAATGAATCCGAGAAAATAATACAACGGAATATGGCTACGATACTTAAAGATCGAACAACCCTCATCATTG
- a CDS encoding peptidylprolyl isomerase, with product MDVMELVAFNVNGTEWRLRNVLKLACMEGRFSAVEDSIRRAVTLEYAELHKISIDEQEWKAKANELRQQLGLYSVAETLVWLKARGLTTADLLESAKARLLTEKVKRIVTEDRIDAYYLKNRLSYDKAILSQLIVDSREQAQELLFQLEEGEPFYQLAQTYCLNSSSKYDGGYVGAVGRSEMSGEEESFVFSSEAGQSGGPFPTGSYYRLLYVWEVIPASLTEELRIKLANLIYEEWLNEAVKRSEVDIKLWGYLAGK from the coding sequence ATGGATGTTATGGAGCTGGTAGCATTTAACGTGAACGGTACGGAATGGCGTCTACGCAATGTACTAAAGCTTGCGTGCATGGAGGGGCGTTTTTCTGCTGTCGAAGATAGCATTCGAAGAGCCGTTACGCTGGAGTATGCGGAACTGCACAAGATATCGATCGATGAGCAAGAATGGAAGGCCAAAGCTAATGAACTGCGACAGCAATTGGGGTTATACAGCGTAGCTGAAACGTTGGTTTGGCTCAAGGCGCGAGGGCTCACGACGGCAGATCTGTTAGAGTCGGCCAAAGCCCGGCTACTGACGGAGAAGGTAAAGAGGATCGTTACGGAAGACAGAATAGACGCTTACTATTTGAAAAATAGACTCTCTTACGATAAAGCGATTCTTTCTCAATTAATTGTGGATAGCAGAGAGCAGGCGCAAGAGCTGTTATTTCAGCTTGAAGAGGGCGAGCCGTTCTATCAGTTGGCGCAAACCTATTGTTTGAACAGTAGCAGCAAGTACGACGGCGGTTACGTCGGGGCGGTTGGACGATCTGAGATGAGCGGCGAAGAGGAGTCTTTTGTGTTCAGTTCGGAAGCAGGACAATCGGGAGGGCCTTTTCCAACCGGGTCTTACTATCGATTACTGTATGTTTGGGAAGTGATTCCGGCTTCACTTACGGAGGAGCTTAGGATTAAGCTTGCTAATTTGATTTATGAAGAGTGGCTGAACGAGGCTGTAAAAAGATCAGAAGTTGATATTAAGCTATGGGGCTATTTGGCAGGGAAGTAA
- a CDS encoding LuxR C-terminal-related transcriptional regulator gives MYIGLVKVGVPEERIAVQIDQLERHYLVGREIEIQYFLQQLTVGGQQGRMLNLYGTGGVGKSYLIDEFRRLTVNLGAIFLLMDSRGFSHTPQDFCNQLLRMLGYPKEKLHQIADPQALLELCHDILRAKSMKQKLVLALDTFEGMVDMEIWLREAFLPRLHPDILILIAGRFPLQGLWLSSPAWRHWIHRMPIGDLDYSSVKQYLERSDISQESMIKQIWMKTRGHPLTLSLIVSTTMVQNIQSLALVDGTEVFKHIVSIWLTEVPNEDLRELVETVAVLRHFNQEFLSYVLDRQVKTDLFQRLVGLSFIRRVERGWILHDLMRDAIAYELRLRQPEHYDLLSKRCIMFYYNKMIKLPKTKAITWEGVEWYYYTGDHVVRHFSFQKSTPYVMETLNPSNWAEAEQYLDNRHINPKEVCFPFQNPDTGERLEYRISKEESLYSVKHIHLQELYELDPGIVKLMRDQQGAICGMTAIIPIHIGTLDYLQTHPLSSAYFQSLSDHKLKELRVPKEHNAGYFVRTIDVADLEDVAIRTTAGLTFISLLTSSDYVVAAPPDIPFLKDFHLSLGCEQAKNVAHYEYDINAPAPYYVLDTRSGKLQSYLNKMIASFGLVDHSKQSDDGMQMLSEREKEVVVLLVKGYTNQEIAADMHITEVTVKKHLTAAFRKLNVKSRMQLVNSYLKKT, from the coding sequence ATGTACATTGGATTGGTGAAGGTCGGCGTTCCTGAGGAACGCATAGCTGTCCAGATTGATCAGCTGGAACGGCATTATTTGGTAGGACGGGAGATCGAAATTCAGTATTTTCTGCAGCAACTGACAGTGGGCGGACAGCAAGGGCGGATGCTGAATCTCTATGGTACCGGAGGAGTAGGAAAAAGCTATTTGATCGACGAGTTCCGCCGGCTAACGGTGAATTTGGGTGCGATATTTCTGTTGATGGACAGCCGCGGGTTCTCGCATACACCACAGGACTTCTGCAATCAATTATTACGTATGCTCGGCTATCCGAAGGAGAAGCTACATCAGATTGCTGATCCGCAGGCGCTTCTAGAGCTATGCCATGACATTCTTAGAGCAAAGTCGATGAAACAGAAGCTTGTCCTTGCTTTAGACACATTCGAGGGCATGGTTGATATGGAGATCTGGCTGAGAGAGGCATTTCTCCCAAGGTTACACCCGGACATCCTTATTCTCATTGCAGGAAGATTTCCCCTACAAGGGTTATGGCTCAGTTCTCCGGCATGGCGCCATTGGATACACCGGATGCCGATCGGTGATCTGGATTATTCCTCTGTTAAGCAGTATTTGGAGCGCTCGGACATTTCTCAGGAATCAATGATCAAACAAATTTGGATGAAAACGAGAGGACATCCGCTCACGTTGTCCTTAATCGTCTCTACAACGATGGTTCAGAACATTCAGAGCTTGGCATTGGTGGATGGAACCGAAGTGTTTAAACATATTGTGAGTATTTGGCTAACAGAGGTTCCAAATGAAGACCTCAGGGAGCTCGTGGAGACCGTAGCTGTACTCCGGCATTTTAACCAGGAGTTTCTCTCTTATGTATTGGATCGACAGGTAAAGACAGATTTATTCCAAAGGCTGGTCGGACTTTCCTTCATTCGGAGAGTAGAGAGAGGTTGGATCCTTCATGATTTGATGCGGGATGCCATCGCCTATGAGCTACGTTTGCGCCAGCCTGAACATTACGACTTGTTATCGAAGCGCTGTATCATGTTTTACTATAACAAGATGATTAAACTACCCAAGACGAAGGCGATCACTTGGGAAGGTGTCGAATGGTACTATTATACCGGCGATCATGTTGTCCGCCATTTCAGTTTTCAGAAATCGACTCCGTATGTCATGGAGACGTTGAATCCGTCCAATTGGGCGGAGGCGGAGCAGTATCTGGACAATCGTCACATTAACCCGAAGGAAGTATGCTTTCCTTTTCAGAACCCCGACACGGGCGAGAGGCTGGAGTATAGGATTTCTAAAGAAGAAAGTCTATATTCGGTTAAGCATATTCATCTTCAAGAGCTTTACGAGCTTGATCCTGGCATAGTAAAGCTGATGAGAGATCAGCAGGGGGCAATATGCGGTATGACGGCAATCATTCCGATTCATATAGGGACGCTTGATTACCTGCAAACTCACCCGCTGTCATCCGCTTATTTTCAAAGCTTGTCGGATCATAAGCTGAAGGAACTCCGGGTGCCGAAGGAACATAATGCGGGTTATTTTGTGAGAACGATCGATGTGGCGGATTTGGAGGACGTGGCGATACGTACAACTGCAGGGCTAACGTTCATCTCACTGCTTACTTCCTCCGATTATGTCGTGGCTGCTCCTCCGGATATTCCCTTCTTAAAGGATTTCCACCTTAGCTTAGGGTGCGAGCAGGCGAAAAACGTTGCACATTACGAATATGACATTAACGCTCCTGCACCCTATTACGTTCTCGATACGAGGAGTGGCAAGCTGCAGAGTTATTTGAACAAAATGATAGCGTCCTTCGGTCTTGTAGATCATTCCAAGCAGTCGGATGATGGTATGCAGATGTTATCCGAGCGGGAAAAAGAAGTGGTCGTTCTGCTGGTGAAAGGTTATACGAATCAAGAAATTGCAGCGGATATGCATATTACAGAAGTAACGGTTAAGAAGCATTTGACAGCGGCATTCCGGAAGCTGAATGTCAAAAGTCGAATGCAGCTGGTTAACAGTTATTTGAAAAAAACATAG
- a CDS encoding winged helix-turn-helix domain-containing protein: protein MLDIDNYCLRNDGKSFTVTPVECRLLELFMQNPDRVLTKREIYKHVWNHENFDDNNLSVFISKLRSILEPTEGSLHYLHTIRGIGYRFSGDGQ, encoded by the coding sequence GTGCTGGATATCGATAATTATTGTTTACGAAATGATGGAAAATCGTTTACCGTAACTCCGGTAGAATGCCGACTTTTAGAATTGTTCATGCAAAATCCAGACCGCGTTTTAACCAAAAGAGAAATTTACAAGCATGTTTGGAATCATGAAAATTTTGATGATAACAATTTAAGTGTATTTATAAGCAAGCTAAGAAGCATTCTTGAACCCACAGAGGGCTCACTTCATTACCTTCATACTATACGCGGGATCGGTTACAGATTCTCAGGAGATGGACAATGA
- a CDS encoding sensor histidine kinase: protein MKNRTKLWLLMLISAIISILLFTSISLVIGKGAKGYGLNSLNAIGHEVIDAVAKHQAFHVKNITPILDNFHSKYPEIRYEWVSADGSTTYDTFGEKKTYNFGQLADRLRYMPQSLWGVDEIVTLVFSISQGDQPYYLLISLSSNDMKRGQVFIFMRGFKVFANLMIPLVVALLIPYLLSLWFFSSINKRINKLNHALGQLNLKSEITVLENTNKDEIGQLTAHYNAMARRIQNQGEQIKQFDARRNLLLSNLSHDLRTPLTMILGYAETIRAGLYKDEMELQASAKVLLHRSRYIDKLLDQLLDITRQDEGNLELHVESHNLSEMMRKVAADYLMFLEGQNFTVEINIPDEDIHAWVDASLIERALRNLLDNAIRYGSEGHYLEIGLTEKDDSLFMTVIDRGRGIPYQDQKHVFERFYRVDGSRKGEGLGIGLSIVQEIIALHGGSITLKSFPFERTVFKIQLPNH, encoded by the coding sequence ATGAAAAATCGAACAAAGCTTTGGCTGCTTATGCTTATTAGTGCAATCATTAGTATTCTTTTGTTTACTTCCATTAGCCTTGTTATAGGTAAAGGCGCTAAGGGTTATGGCTTGAACAGCCTGAACGCCATCGGGCATGAAGTTATTGATGCGGTTGCAAAGCATCAAGCTTTTCATGTCAAAAACATAACGCCAATACTAGATAACTTTCATAGCAAATATCCTGAAATTCGCTATGAATGGGTTTCAGCAGATGGATCGACGACATATGATACGTTCGGAGAAAAGAAGACTTATAATTTTGGTCAGCTTGCAGACCGATTGCGTTATATGCCTCAGAGCTTATGGGGGGTCGACGAAATAGTCACGCTTGTTTTTTCCATTAGCCAAGGTGACCAACCCTATTATTTGCTCATCAGCTTGTCCAGTAACGATATGAAAAGAGGGCAAGTTTTTATTTTCATGCGCGGCTTTAAGGTCTTCGCTAATCTTATGATTCCATTAGTCGTTGCTTTATTAATTCCTTATCTGCTATCTCTATGGTTTTTCTCTTCCATAAACAAACGCATTAATAAGCTCAACCATGCTCTAGGGCAGCTTAACCTCAAAAGTGAAATCACCGTACTAGAGAATACGAACAAGGATGAGATTGGCCAGCTCACTGCGCATTATAATGCCATGGCTCGCCGTATTCAGAATCAGGGTGAACAAATCAAGCAATTTGACGCCAGGCGAAATCTGCTGCTGTCTAATCTCTCCCATGATCTGCGCACCCCATTAACGATGATTTTAGGCTACGCAGAAACGATTCGCGCTGGATTGTATAAGGATGAGATGGAATTGCAAGCGAGTGCCAAGGTTTTGCTGCATCGCTCTCGTTATATCGATAAGCTGCTAGATCAATTGTTAGATATTACTCGGCAGGATGAGGGGAATTTAGAGCTTCATGTTGAATCGCATAATCTATCTGAAATGATGCGGAAAGTGGCTGCAGATTACCTGATGTTTCTTGAGGGGCAAAACTTCACTGTTGAAATAAATATCCCTGACGAGGATATCCATGCCTGGGTTGATGCCTCCCTGATCGAACGCGCGCTGCGAAACCTGTTGGATAACGCGATTCGTTACGGATCAGAGGGCCATTATCTTGAGATTGGGCTTACAGAAAAGGATGATTCCCTATTCATGACGGTTATTGATCGAGGACGCGGAATTCCCTATCAGGACCAAAAGCATGTTTTCGAAAGATTCTATCGTGTCGATGGAAGCAGAAAAGGCGAAGGGCTCGGCATCGGACTATCTATTGTCCAAGAAATCATTGCCCTCCATGGTGGATCCATTACCTTGAAGAGTTTCCCTTTTGAAAGGACAGTATTCAAGATCCAGCTGCCAAACCATTAG
- a CDS encoding DUF3238 domain-containing protein, which translates to MAELLKIRGSVFIGGMLYLPPIQDPSTGLIYEYQGDAREFTPHAVNTGRCRVEQEVVIDFVKQRIATFANTGVTVLKLTTPDGTVEFKRGKASTEGILVENETWTEDAVSLTMRASAGNPLHPDAPTVDYSLQIIAYKNGEVQIKGSHDGFPCYEFYKQLDYGDFQLLHAHDFRKTGDTPAAMAGEMEYHFEC; encoded by the coding sequence ATGGCAGAATTATTAAAAATTAGAGGCAGTGTATTTATCGGTGGAATGCTCTATTTACCGCCTATTCAGGATCCGTCCACAGGTTTGATTTATGAATATCAAGGGGATGCTAGGGAATTCACGCCTCACGCTGTGAACACCGGGCGTTGCCGCGTAGAGCAGGAGGTCGTAATCGACTTCGTCAAACAGAGGATTGCTACATTCGCCAATACGGGTGTCACTGTCCTTAAATTGACGACTCCAGATGGTACGGTCGAGTTCAAACGAGGCAAAGCCTCTACAGAAGGCATTCTAGTTGAAAACGAAACGTGGACTGAGGATGCAGTATCCTTAACCATGCGTGCGAGCGCAGGCAATCCCCTTCACCCAGATGCCCCAACGGTTGACTATTCTCTACAAATTATCGCCTATAAGAATGGCGAAGTGCAGATAAAGGGCAGCCATGACGGGTTTCCATGCTACGAATTTTATAAACAATTGGATTATGGGGACTTTCAATTGCTTCACGCCCATGATTTCAGGAAGACGGGAGATACTCCAGCCGCAATGGCCGGGGAAATGGAATATCATTTTGAATGTTAA